CTACCACAAACTATGTCTTGTTAGTGAAGGTTTAGAAACTATTGAAGGTatattgttattgatttCCTATTGCGACTCAAATTGGATCACAAGCCATATCAACTACATACCTAAGGCAGTTGTAGTGAGATACGCACAAGAGATTGGATTGCATAGAATTGAATACTTTAACAAATTAAGCGACAAAGAGCAAGATAGAAGACGGACGATATGGTGGTTTTGTTATTATTATGACACTGACTTGTGCTTCAGATTTGGTAAGCCACCTTCAATCAACATTGAAGATGTCACTACGTGTACTGATGCAGATGTGTTGACAGCATGCATTCAAGGCTCAACTTCTTACTTGGACTCCAACTTTGATGGAGATGAGATGGATCGTCAAATGTCAATCGCAGTGGCTGATGAGGCTTTGCTTGGAGATCCAACACAACCGCTAAGTTTCCgtttgttgcaaaagttgaagtCGTTTAGAGATACAACATTTTATTATCATTTCTATGGTATGCTCATGGCAAAAATCAAGTCAGAATCTTACCACTTACTATTCTCAGCTTCAGCAAGGTTGCGTGATTTTGACACATTATCGAATGCTTTGGAGCACTTGAATCTGGAAATGTCCGAGTTGGCAAAGTATGTCTCAGAAGATGATAGACCTCGTTTTTTTAATGATCCATTGTTTCACTTTATCGATCGTAAGATTCCTGAAGCTGAACGTGGAGTGATCCTTGGAGGACAATTGGCTTTTTTTGCCCATTTGATGGTGATTAATCGATTCCCATTTGTTGTGCAAACTGACAAGGTTGACGCCGGAagtcaaattttgaaattccgTAATTTGTCATTAGATGCCGCTAGAACTATAttggtattgatgaagcaaGTTGATAAAAACACTGTTGAATCcacatttatcaattgggTGATATATTACCCTATAATTGCATTTTTGACCCTAAGTGGATCTGTATTGAATCATCCAAATTCACCAGAAGTCACCGATGATATCAAATTATTGACTGAAGCATCGATGGGgttctttgattttgttggcGACTTTGCCAAACCTGATAAACATTTACGTACACGAGGAGGTGTATCAATTGAGTTGATTATACGATTAATGTTGAAAGTTGTTATAACAGCttatgaaaatgaaacaGGAGTATCAGTTGTACAAAATGATGAAGCATTAAGAACTCATTTGAATAGTGTTCAAGTGAAATTCCCTGAATTGTATCAAGAAACTACcgaattttcaaacaagttCCCCGCGTTTTTTGGCCAATCATTTTTTGAGACTAGTGATGAATGGAGTCTGGAagcatcttcttcaatttgttcCATGGGGAATAACCTAAGCCCATATGCTTCATCGCCAAGATACAACCCTGCTGTATCTAATATCATGCATCCAGATCAAGGTAACAATACTAACCACAACGCAACTAACCCCAGTGGACGATATCCAccacaacatcatcatcaatcttaTCCTTCACCACTGtcacatcatcatcaattacCTGGAATAATATCAACTCcaatgaattcaattccATCATTTGTTCATCCAGTGGATCAAGTACACCATCAACCAAATGGGTCTAATTTGAGATCAACTCAAACTTCAATGTCGAATGCGCAAGGAAATGCAGCTTCCGTGATAGATGGTTATGGTGGTGTGCCAGATCAGTCGAGTGTTGATGGGGTTCTGAATATATTTTTGAGTCAGATGAACAGTATGCctaatttcttttttgataataaCTTGGGCATATAAGGGATATGGGGGTACATTGGCAGTTAAACTACAGTGTCAGCAATGTCTTGTTTGTATATAATGAGACCCTTTGAAGGTGTCTTTACTACAAGTGTGATTGTTTCACATGTTGTAAATTATAAATACACGGCATTTACCGAAACTTAGTTTTGTAGCAAGTCGTAGTACCTTTTGGTATTGAAAGTTCTGGCAAGTTTAAGAGAAGTTTTCTCCCATCCTCCGTATGTCGGTGGTCCTCGTCTTTTCCTTCCTTCCTTTCGCATAAATTTGTATAAGATAGTAAATCACGTCGGCTCTTTCTAAGGTGCAATCTTAGACGAGTGAAACTTTCGTATGCTCAATCTATTTCCCCTCTTCCACACTGCGTATTAAAGTGAGCTTTATTGACTGATTGAAGCAGGATTAGCCTCAACAGAGGAAAGGAAGTTGAAGGAAACAAGTCGTTGTACAAtgattgtttctttttctccatCACATGAATATGAGTGGAGAAACAAATACTCGATTTATATAACCTGCTTGAAACTATGTAACTGTTGGGTTCTTAAAACTGTACATTATAATGTCGCCAACACCCATAATTCGGTTTTCTCCGGGTGCAATAAAGCTATACATCAAGAAAAGTTCACTAATGATGCAGAGGCATGTGCATCTGTCAAGCCAAAGGTGCTTTTTCCCCGCGGTTCGTATAATAGACGTTTTAATTCGATAGGGTTGtaaatttttgatataCTTTTGTTCTCCTAACTTGGCAGACGAAAAGTATTTGATtatttggtttcaattttgagCACAAATTAGCGAAATTTCCTACTCCCTTTTGCCACCAGAGCCTCCACAGTTTTACCACAAAAGAACTTGCCCATTTCTTGTGTTTTGTtattgtgaaaaattttttagtTAAACGGGAAATTATAGGCGACAGAGTGCATGATGTGCTTACAGCAACGATGACTGAGAGACTAAAAAAATATGATTATGCATTATTAAAGACTCTATCAGTATCAAACGGTGAGATGGTCGCTGTTATGAGTGCAAGCAGAGTCCAAGAGCTATGAAGTGGAATTTACTTGgaaatgtttcaaaaacttcTTGTGATCCtataaatgaaaaaaaaaaggaatgTTAACGCTCGTTTCTAATCGTTATTGAAggtgaaattttgaaattttattgTTGGCTGGTAGCGTGTATAGCTTAtagtttgtgtaatttcaattgtgtGTTGTATTTTGTATGAAAGTTTTCTTCTGTGTCAAAAAGCCGGACTTCCTTTGCATGTTTCACCTTGTTACACGACCCTTCCTTTACTTTGTTAGCgtttatcaaaagttgaattaAAGCTCTTATTGTTGACGTACAAAGTGTAGTTTTCAATCGAGGATCTTATATTTTTTCCACAGATATTGATCTTTATCGTTTCATAGGTTTAAGCTTTTAAGTCTTTGATACCAAGTATAATCAAGCGCAAGCTTTTTTAATACCAGATCAGAAgattaaaaaaataaaaaagcCCCTTAGCAGCAgtaaatatatatttttttcctGGCGATGACCAAAGCACTCAAATTAGTAGACTTTAATGTTAGTGGCAGAATACTAAACGAACTAAAAGTTAAGTAACTTAGAGGATGTCATTGTCCTCTTTCACGTGctatttgattttctaCTACCTCAGTTGTCTTTTTGTCATACTATTTCTGCTGTTATAGTGCTTATATCCAAGCCATACACAACAAATGGTAACAAAAGCTGTTTGAAATAAATATAATAATAGATTCTTCGGAGGAATAGCTTGTTGATAGTAGTGCGATAAGgcaacaagaagaaagaaatacGGAAAGAGAAATGAATCCAATATTTTCGCCTTATGTATGTACACCTAAAGGTAACCGATAAAAAGGCCGGCAAAAATATGTCGTATTTGTATACGCTGAGAAGTCAAAGACAAGAAAGCGTCATGCGTATATGCGAAGAGGTCAAGAGCAAGATAAGGTTATTTTTCACCTTGTACGGAATACGGTTTCTTCCCTGCATGGTGGCATCAATTCTTCTAGTGGTTACTGGGAAATGAAAAATAGTTGTGTGACCTTGATCTTGATACAACCGGAGCTGGTATGGTATGGTATTAATAACGCCCAATTTTCTTCACGATATACTCGCAGGTGACATCATTTTCACCCAATAAGACTCCCTAGGGTAAACCATTACCCTTTTGAACGTATGTCAAGCCGAGTAAAAGAGAACgttgaacaaaatcagAGTAAAAGACACAAGGGAACAATAATCAGATGTTTAGTCTTTgtcttctttcttttcctttttttttctttcaagtGGATGAAATACACaatttgtgtaattttCTGCTagcttttttctttcacaAGACACAAATACTTTTGAacgttgaagaaattggaagGATCAAAATGGAATCTTCTGCGCATAGAGTACTAAATACGAGAAAAGGTGAGGCCACCGCCTTAAGTGATTTGCAAAAGCAAATAGGCTATGTTAATGACGCctcaaaaatgaaatatTTGTGGTTATGTTGTGGAGCATTTTTTGTATATACTGTGGTGGGCGTCAAAACCATACCAGCGTTCTTACATTGCTTGATAAGGTGGTTTT
The Candida orthopsilosis Co 90-125, chromosome 5 draft sequence genome window above contains:
- a CDS encoding Tac1 transcriptional activator of drug-responsive genes, whose amino-acid sequence is MSEATNNPTAATDTNFNNPSQGKNPDALLSKNHSPGTDTDSKDGAKKRIKIACDICRRKKIKCDGSYPCENCTQSRKPKVCSYSERSTKRQSKVQKTSHKNRGKSNPREETVLPKQGSSIHFTSSMDSRMAKLENVIERLTETVELLANRAGVTKTNKLHSERGFAMDLDSRDASSAASERGNEGHKRVFGYSRESAADPSGDSGSSLTRIAGNSSYIGAQSIFSIFSRESLDWMEQKLGPRGTESIAPLKNTLLVCHNKLNMFLNKWIEPPSIDAHIKQKLMTRPFPSDSELVMELVDGYGSIPMISFLVEVERVRKMFVSYYDGLKDSSKRRNFTTSEFLIMTSALMMGLDVMMDKKRHKKDTKLYHLQDKLMENAIYYYHKLCLVSEGLETIEGILLLISYCDSNWITSHINYIPKAVVVRYAQEIGLHRIEYFNKLSDKEQDRRRTIWWFCYYYDTDLCFRFGKPPSINIEDVTTCTDADVLTACIQGSTSYLDSNFDGDEMDRQMSIAVADEALLGDPTQPLSFRLLQKLKSFRDTTFYYHFYGMLMAKIKSESYHLLFSASARLRDFDTLSNALEHLNSEMSELAKYVSEDDRPRFFNDPLFHFIDRKIPEAERGVILGGQLAFFAHLMVINRFPFVVQTDKVDAGSQILKFRNLSLDAARTILVLMKQVDKNTVESTFINWVIYYPIIAFLTLSGSVLNHPNSPEVTDDIKLLTEASMGFFDFVGDFAKPDKHLRTRGGVSIELIIRLMLKVVITAYENETGVSVVQNDEALRTHLNSVQVKFPELYQETTEFSNKFPAFFGQSFFETSDEWSSEASSSICSMGNNLSPYASSPRYNPAVSNIMHPDQGNNTNHNATNPSGRYPPQHHHQSYPSPSSHHHQLPGIISTPMNSIPSFVHPVDQVHHQPNGSNLRSTQTSMSNAQGNAASVIDGYGGVPDQSSVDGVSNIFLSQMNSMPNFFFDNNLGI